tatatatatatatatatatatatatatatatatatatatatatatatatatatatatatataatgttacgaacgtaggttgcgttggctccgcagaataaagatttaagagaagtgggcacttctacaaagacacttttatttatcaacgtttcgaccgcggtgcggtcgaaacgttgataaataaaagtgtctttgtagaagtgcccacttctcttaaatctatatatatatatatatatatattgactcCGCACATCCTTTAGAATTAGTATTCCTTTGTCGAGAATCACGTCTATGGTGAACCTGCACGCTCAGAGCATGTTGCATGCTGTCTGGTGAACGAGGCTCTCTCTACAAACGTATATTCATGTTGCTGCCATACAAGAGTAGCAGGAGCCCCATAGGATACTAgtacctgaaaaaataaaaaaactgtatATTGTGAGCTCCACATCTCATCGTAATGCAGTTTCAAGCGAATGTAATTGTCTGGCATGTCTATAGTTCACCAAATACAAAAAACTGATATCAGTATGCAGTGGTTAAAAATTCCTTTAAATGGTTTACATgaaatttttccatttttttgcaGGCCTGATGAGGTGTATGTCAAGAGCACTCGTTTTCGGAGCCAGAATAAGGCATCCCAGCCCTATGAGGTGTGCTTTACTTTGAAAAGCTGTGGATCAGTGGCGTCTGCAAGATGCGATTGCCCAGCTGGTGCTTGTAGAGTGTGTAACCACAGTGTAGCCGCATTAAAGCTAGTGTTTCCACTTAAGAGCAATGGCTATAAGGAACCTCCACCAGAGGTAGCGTGCACCGAGCTACCACAGCAGTGGAGGCGCCCTCGTAGCAGCTCACTTGAACCGCTACCTTTACAGTTTGTGGACTGGAGGAGTGTGCGACAAGGTGACCTCTCAAAGCGAATCAGTACCAGGTTTTATGATGCAAGACAGCACGCCCAGCCATTTGAGGACCTTTCTTCAAGAATAAGGACACTTGGGTCAAGCATTGGTGAACTGTGTCCTTCGCCATTTTCAAGATATCTTGAAAGCACTGAACTTGTTGAAACGACTTCAAAAATTGGGCCGACACCAGTTGGCAGTCCCTTGCAGCATTTGATGCCTCTCGTGCCACATGGATTTCAAGTTCATGTGGCACCAGAAATAGTGTGCACAAATGCTGGCACCGCAGAAATGCCGACTCCACCACGATTGTTTGAGTCATGTCGCAAGTGGCATCTACAAGATGGGGATTTCTCTgcgcggctgtgtttttatggaggaaaaacgccaaggcgcccgtgtgctgtgcgatgtcagtgcacgttaaagatccccaggtggtcgaaattattccggagccctccactacggcacctattcttcctttttcctttcactccctcctttatcccttcccttacggcgcggttcaggtgtccaaagatatatgagacagatactgcgccatttcctctcaccaaaaaaccaattattattattattattattctctgccGCTGAAGCAGCCATCCTTAAGGTATGTGCACGTTTTACCTGGAGGCTGGAGATAACCGAGTAAATGGCCTGCTGATCCACCTCGTACATGACTCAATGAGGACAAAGATGCTCTAGGTGGCATTCCCTCAATGTCATCGCAAGAAGTGTCAGATGGAAGGCAGTTAACAATTGCTTAATCGGATTGGCCGTGGTGCAATGAAAATTGGTCGACACCATtcgcttttgtgtgtgtgtgtgtgtgtgggggggggggggggggggggggactcatTTGAGGGGAAGTGCcgctttttttcttgagttgtatccgactatagtgtggCTTCCGTGTCATGCTGTTTTTTTCATACCTTCCATGTTGAAAACCTAGCTGCCCCAAACCGCACAGTAACCTGTTTCGTAActgctgaaagaaataaaaatagatggtcACCCCTGAatgacaaaaaacacacaaaaagcaaCAACTAGCAGCTGGTAGTTAAAGTAGCAGGTGTCCATTATAACGATTTCATTACTTCAGTTGCAGAGCAGTAACCTTGACTTCAAGCATCATTATAGTCACTCAGATATTGAACGAATTGTTTATACAGGCTACTGCCTCGGTGGTGAGAAAAAGATTGGTGTGTGATTGCTAGACCACTTTGCACAATGTGTGCCTGAAAAAGTTGTCCCTTTTTTTAAAAGTTCTAAGCTATCTACACAAAGTGGTAGAGCCATATAAAACAGCACTGCTAATATAATATACTTTAAAAGAGTTAGATGTTGGGCTAGTATgatttgtgacaaattatacatatttttagtGCAACCAGGACAAGGACACAAAGAAAAGAGACATACACGACcgctcgtgtttgtctcttttCTTTGCGTCCCTGTCCTGattgcactaaaaatatgcaTAATATGGCAATATAAGTAAGTCTGAGGTGAGAGGTTACAGAGGTGAACAACTGTCATATCAGTAACTACCTAAAATATGTTTTCTTTCCAGGGTTTGCAAGTATCCAGCCAGGAGGCCATCGATCTCGAAAAGAACACGAGGCAGCAGTCTGgcagcgagatgtggaagagagcCCGCGTCCATCGATTGACTGCTTCATCATTTGGGCTTGTGGTCAAGTGCCCTACGTGGACAGAGAAAGGCCTGCAGAACCTGACTGCAGACAAAGACCTTTCCCGTGTCAGGGCTGTTCAGTAAGTGAGGTCTTATTTTACTAAGTACGGACAATGTATTTCAAACAACACATGGCGTCATGGGTAGTGCTGTGAAGCCTCCTATGGGCACGTCGAATAGCTCAACAGGTGACCACAAGCGGTAAATTTAATCACTATTTGAAAGACCAAAGGTCAAAATTTTTCCCTTCAAAAAATGAATGAATACCAACAAGTGCGGAGCATATGACATGGCATGCAGAACGTTGCCTGGAGAGCTTACCATAACTTCAGCAAAATATGTggacgtctgaaaaaaaaaaagaaaacgatgccTTTATAGACCTTTTCAAAAAGAGGCCAAATGGTGTCGCCACATTTGCTTCTTTGCTGTGGATATGCACCAAGTCAGGTTCAGAACAGATTGTGTTCTTTCCTTTATCTTCATTTTTAGATTAGCACACTGCCCTACAATACAATGCGAATGGTTATTTATTTGCTGTAGACCAGGCAAGCACACCCAACTCTGCTCTAGGTGAAAGTTCCTCTTAATATGAAAGTGCCTGCCTTTTTTATGCTGTTATTGCAGGTACGGCATTACGAATCAGCAGCCGGCTGTGCAGCGGTACGTGGCTGTGATGAAAGCCAGGGGCCATGATGTCGAGGATTTTCGGAGCGGATTGGTCGTGGACCCTTCATATACATGGCTGGGAGCTTCACCGAACAAGCTACTCTTCGACCCGTGCGAAATTCCTTCACATGGCCTTCTTGAGGTGAAGTGCCCATACAGTTCGAAGGGAAAAACTCCCGACGATATGGGGGATGGGCACTGCCTCCAGAAGGACAGCATGGGTGTGTTTAGGCTGGACCGTCGCCATGAGTATTACTATCAGGTCCTTGGCCAGATGGCTTTATCTGGTTTATCCCGGAccgattttgttgttttttctgatcAGTTCCTGATCATTGACCGCGCCAAGTTTTCTGCTGAAGATTGGGCTGTTGCAAGACAGAAACTtgacaatttctttttttctgtgctgttgcCATATATGGCCTCGAAACGCCcttaaagatgcactaaagagaaatctgaactcgtctttttatcgcaggagctctatctacacgttccgggcatttaTAGAAAATTCGAATTATTATTCTGTGCGGCAGATTGCCCCAATTAAGTCGGATGAAACGTCCCGGCTCTCGGCTTTTTTGAACTGAACatggtaggtaggcggagtcaaccaactcgTGGAATGCCTTTAAGCCAGTCCAGTGGTGGCTTCGCTTTCATTTAGTTTCTtatgtttctgtgaataaacagttccAGTCACAGACAATTATAaccacaaattaggcccacggaaataaaaatacacgtgggcTCTTTGAAATACGTATCACTCCaccaatggcagagcggcaagccgccacgggactggctgacacgtttgttgactcctcctacctactgcattgagttaaaaaaaaaaagaaaaggcgggagctgggacgtaTATTTAATTAGGACAATCGGCCGcccaggacaataattcgaagattctaagaattcccggaacgtgtagagttcccgcggtaaaaagacgagttcagattccttttTAGTACACCTTTAACAATGCATAGTGCCTGTAAACCAAACATTCTGCTCTCAATATTGTTAAAAAGACGACAACGAAAAAGCGGGCAGTGGCACGGGACTGAGCAGATGGCACTAGGCCCACAGCCATTAAAATTGTATTTCGCCTGCCATCATGTCGTACTGTTCTTTGGCGTGTCACCCCGTATCATATATCATTAAAGGATTGTAGACTCCaagtttgtgtattttttacccCTCTTTCATGTGTGAGTTAAGTATAGCTCTTGTGAGACATGAAAACTTCAGCATAATTTCTTTGTCATCATCATTCACTGTATCACTAAAGGCAGCCTGCCTGAACAGCCAGAAATAGTTGGCGAGTACCGCATGGTCTGTATTTACTAGTGTGGTAGGAACCATGAAGAAAACCTAGCAACTAAATTTTGGTGCCTGTACTCGTTTGGGGCATGTCTTATGTGACAGGGAATAGAATAGTTTTTGTTATGTAAAAGAGATGACAAGAATGTCGCAATATTTA
The Amblyomma americanum isolate KBUSLIRL-KWMA chromosome 3, ASM5285725v1, whole genome shotgun sequence genome window above contains:
- the LOC144122877 gene encoding uncharacterized protein LOC144122877; this encodes MFSFQGLQVSSQEAIDLEKNTRQQSGSEMWKRARVHRLTASSFGLVVKCPTWTEKGLQNLTADKDLSRVRAVQYGITNQQPAVQRYVAVMKARGHDVEDFRSGLVVDPSYTWLGASPNKLLFDPCEIPSHGLLEVKCPYSSKGKTPDDMGDGHCLQKDSMGVFRLDRRHEYYYQVLGQMALSGLSRTDFVVFSDQFLIIDRAKFSAEDWAVARQKLDNFFFSVLLPYMASKRP